A genomic region of Halomonas aestuarii contains the following coding sequences:
- a CDS encoding PQQ-dependent sugar dehydrogenase: MRARVLAGLAALWGSLGLVATPAAGAEVIEPRLVTDHHDLRLERIATGLERPWAAAELPDGQWLVTERPGRLSRIDADGTVTRLAGAPRVAAGGQGGLLDVVLHPAYGQGQGKDWVYLTWSQAGSGGHATTLSRGRLEDDALVDLETLFVQNRFAPTRHHYGSRLAWRHDGTLLMSVGERGSPRSAQDGRDHTGSVVRLTEDGGVPADNPFVDDDTVLDEIFTLGHRNPQGLTVASDGTAWSTEHGPRTGDELNRLVAGENYGWPVVSRGNDYATNQPIGVDSAPGMRDPVHVFAGRFAPSGLAEVTGDAFPAWRGHLLAGGLGSERLVRLALDGDRVVEREVILEGEIGRIRDVRLARDGTLYLLTDSADGGLYRLAPAVAE, translated from the coding sequence ATGAGAGCACGAGTCCTGGCCGGCCTGGCCGCACTGTGGGGGAGCCTCGGCCTGGTGGCCACCCCGGCGGCGGGCGCGGAGGTGATCGAGCCACGCCTCGTCACCGACCACCACGACCTTCGCCTGGAGCGCATCGCCACGGGCCTCGAGCGTCCCTGGGCGGCGGCCGAGCTGCCGGACGGCCAATGGCTGGTGACCGAGCGCCCCGGACGCCTCTCGAGGATCGACGCGGACGGCACCGTCACCCGCCTCGCCGGCGCTCCCCGGGTCGCCGCCGGCGGCCAGGGAGGCCTGCTGGATGTCGTCCTGCACCCGGCATACGGCCAGGGCCAGGGCAAGGACTGGGTCTACCTCACCTGGAGCCAGGCGGGGAGCGGCGGCCATGCCACCACCCTCTCCCGCGGGCGCCTCGAGGACGACGCCCTGGTGGACCTGGAGACGCTCTTCGTCCAGAACCGCTTCGCCCCGACGCGCCACCACTATGGCTCGCGCCTCGCCTGGCGGCACGACGGCACCCTGCTGATGAGCGTCGGCGAGCGAGGCAGCCCGCGCAGCGCCCAGGACGGCCGCGACCACACCGGCAGCGTCGTGCGTCTCACCGAGGACGGCGGGGTCCCGGCGGACAATCCCTTCGTCGACGACGACACGGTCCTCGACGAGATCTTCACCCTGGGCCACCGCAATCCCCAGGGCCTGACCGTAGCGTCGGACGGCACCGCCTGGAGCACCGAGCACGGCCCGCGTACCGGTGACGAGCTCAACCGCCTGGTCGCCGGCGAGAACTACGGCTGGCCGGTGGTCAGCCGGGGCAACGACTACGCCACCAACCAGCCCATCGGCGTGGACAGCGCGCCGGGCATGCGCGACCCCGTGCATGTCTTCGCGGGCCGCTTCGCCCCCTCGGGCCTGGCCGAGGTGACCGGCGACGCCTTCCCCGCCTGGCGGGGCCATCTGCTGGCCGGCGGCCTGGGCAGCGAGCGACTGGTGCGCCTGGCCCTGGACGGCGACAGGGTGGTCGAGCGCGAGGTGATCCTCGAGGGGGAGATCGGCCGCATCCGCGATGTGCGGCTGGCCCGCGACGGCACCCTCTACCTGTTGACCGACAGCGCCGATGGCGGCCTGTATCGGCTGGCGCCCGCCGTCGCCGAATAG
- a CDS encoding PRC-barrel domain-containing protein, whose product MTHDTPLRHAIHRASLGALLAGGLALSGSALAAPQGLYSANELLDADVYSTSGSEQVGEVEDILLDNDMQVRALVVDTGNLLDLKGEQQFVVEAGKFTVETQNGNSLDEMVYRVNVDLSEEQLSQQPAYTNDWWQDAREGAQQAWETTKEGAASAWDTTQEGASRALDRIGQALEDVGERTQEAANDSGN is encoded by the coding sequence ATGACCCACGACACGCCCCTTCGCCACGCGATCCATCGTGCCAGCCTGGGCGCCCTGCTCGCCGGCGGCCTGGCCCTCTCCGGCAGCGCCCTGGCCGCGCCCCAGGGCCTCTATTCCGCCAACGAGCTGCTCGATGCCGATGTCTACTCCACCTCCGGCAGCGAGCAGGTCGGCGAGGTCGAGGACATCCTGCTCGACAACGACATGCAGGTGCGCGCCCTGGTGGTCGATACCGGCAACCTGCTCGACCTGAAGGGCGAGCAGCAGTTCGTGGTCGAGGCCGGAAAGTTCACCGTCGAGACCCAGAATGGCAATAGCCTCGACGAGATGGTGTACCGGGTGAACGTGGACCTGAGCGAAGAGCAGCTCTCCCAGCAGCCGGCCTACACCAATGACTGGTGGCAGGATGCCCGCGAGGGCGCCCAGCAGGCCTGGGAAACCACCAAGGAGGGCGCGGCCAGCGCCTGGGACACCACCCAGGAAGGCGCCTCGCGTGCCCTGGACCGCATCGGCCAGGCGCTGGAGGACGTCGGCGAGCGCACCCAGGAGGCCGCCAACGACTCCGGCAACTGA
- a CDS encoding serine hydrolase domain-containing protein, with protein sequence MLLAGLGLPAAAQESPPSAEASDPVALGWMQGFPPPPERIIGQPDADYFSFPKLRWTVCHFRELLPTRRVSRGLGAPRALAEAPDAGIDAVTFTPLGGGAPMTWAASLAANYTDGILVLHRGRVVYERYAGCLDEAGMHGAMSVTKSITGLLGEILVAEGALDETARVATILPELADSAFGNATVQQVMEMTTGLDFSEDYADPDAEIWAYNAAASPLPKPEGYEGPRTYYEFLATVEPEGIHGEVFGYRTVNSDVLGWLIARTTGRSVADLLSERLWQPMGAEQDAYFTVDSIGTPFAGGGLSAGLRDLARVGQLMLDGGELDGERLFPEAAVARIRQGGDRQAFARAGYSNLPGGSYRGMWWVLHNDHGAFTARGVHGQALYVDPTARMVIARFASHPVAGNAANDPTSLPAYQALAEYLMQRE encoded by the coding sequence GTGCTCCTGGCCGGCCTGGGGCTGCCGGCCGCGGCCCAGGAGTCACCCCCGAGCGCCGAGGCGTCCGATCCCGTGGCGCTGGGCTGGATGCAGGGCTTCCCGCCGCCGCCCGAGCGGATCATCGGCCAGCCCGACGCCGACTACTTCAGCTTTCCCAAGCTGCGCTGGACGGTGTGTCACTTCCGCGAGCTGCTGCCCACCCGGCGGGTCAGCCGCGGCCTCGGCGCGCCCCGCGCGCTCGCGGAGGCGCCCGACGCCGGCATCGATGCCGTCACCTTCACCCCCCTGGGCGGCGGCGCGCCGATGACCTGGGCGGCGTCGCTGGCCGCGAACTACACCGACGGCATCCTGGTCCTGCATCGCGGCCGAGTGGTCTACGAGCGCTATGCCGGCTGCCTGGACGAGGCCGGCATGCACGGGGCCATGTCGGTCACCAAGTCGATCACCGGGCTGCTGGGCGAGATCCTGGTGGCCGAGGGGGCCCTGGACGAGACGGCCCGGGTGGCGACGATCCTGCCCGAGCTCGCCGACAGCGCCTTCGGCAACGCCACCGTGCAGCAGGTCATGGAGATGACCACGGGGCTCGACTTCAGCGAGGACTACGCCGACCCCGACGCCGAGATCTGGGCCTACAACGCCGCGGCGAGCCCCCTGCCCAAGCCGGAGGGTTACGAGGGGCCGCGCACCTACTACGAGTTCCTGGCCACCGTGGAGCCCGAGGGGATTCACGGCGAGGTCTTCGGCTATCGCACCGTCAACAGTGACGTCCTGGGCTGGCTCATCGCGCGCACCACCGGCCGGTCGGTGGCCGACCTGCTCTCGGAACGGCTCTGGCAACCCATGGGCGCCGAGCAGGACGCCTACTTCACGGTGGATTCCATCGGCACGCCGTTCGCCGGCGGCGGCCTCAGTGCGGGCCTGCGCGACCTGGCACGGGTCGGCCAGCTGATGCTGGACGGGGGCGAGCTCGACGGCGAGCGGCTCTTCCCCGAGGCGGCCGTCGCGCGCATCCGCCAGGGAGGCGACCGCCAGGCCTTCGCCCGCGCGGGCTATTCGAACCTGCCGGGTGGCAGCTATCGCGGCATGTGGTGGGTGCTGCACAACGATCACGGCGCCTTCACCGCCCGGGGGGTGCACGGCCAGGCGCTCTACGTCGACCCGACCGCGCGGATGGTGATCGCCCGCTTCGCCTCCCACCCGGTGGCGGGCAACGCGGCCAATGACCCGACCTCGCTGCCCGCCTACCAGGCGCTGGCCGAGTACCTCATGCAACGCGAGTAG
- a CDS encoding phage integrase, which yields MIRKVKTGWQVDIRPEGAFGRRIRKTFPTQVEAKRFEAVTRAKAAAGQDYLPPKRDKRRLWDLAQYWYDMHGATLSDNRWRFAKLRQLVDLMGNPQAITITPSDAARFRQQRLAQGLSPNTVNHDISYLRAVFNFAIRMDEWSHGNPFAKLKSLRLPEREPSYLNQEQIDALFQELRNARNQDVHLIASICLMTGARWSEAQHLRSEYVRERRITFVNTKNGRTRTVPIDQDLYRQLRQHGPSIGRLFPRDSYLAFTRALQRSDVQLPKGQRTHVLRHTFASHFVMNGGNLLTLQKILGHQSIQMTMRYAHLSPDHLFEAVKFGPKAPDGHNVDISPQEPGEEGGKAR from the coding sequence ATGATCAGGAAGGTGAAGACCGGCTGGCAGGTCGATATCCGACCCGAGGGAGCGTTTGGCCGACGCATACGTAAGACATTTCCTACCCAGGTCGAAGCCAAACGCTTCGAAGCCGTCACCCGCGCCAAGGCAGCAGCGGGACAGGACTACCTGCCCCCCAAGCGCGACAAGCGCCGCCTCTGGGATCTCGCCCAATACTGGTACGACATGCACGGCGCGACGCTCAGTGATAACCGTTGGCGCTTCGCCAAGCTCCGCCAGCTCGTCGACCTCATGGGCAACCCCCAGGCCATCACCATCACCCCCAGCGATGCCGCACGCTTCCGGCAACAGCGACTCGCCCAGGGCTTGTCACCCAATACCGTCAACCATGACATCAGCTACCTCCGCGCCGTCTTCAACTTCGCCATCCGTATGGACGAATGGTCCCACGGCAACCCCTTCGCCAAGCTGAAGTCACTACGGCTTCCGGAGCGTGAGCCCTCCTACCTCAACCAGGAGCAGATAGACGCCCTCTTCCAGGAGCTGCGCAACGCCCGCAACCAGGACGTCCACCTGATCGCCTCCATCTGCCTCATGACCGGCGCCCGCTGGAGCGAAGCCCAGCACCTGAGATCCGAATATGTCAGGGAAAGACGCATCACCTTTGTGAACACCAAGAACGGCAGGACCAGGACGGTACCCATCGACCAGGATCTCTACCGGCAACTCCGCCAGCATGGGCCCTCGATTGGTCGCCTCTTCCCTCGTGACAGTTACCTGGCCTTCACCAGGGCGCTACAGCGCAGCGACGTCCAGCTCCCCAAAGGGCAACGCACCCACGTCCTCCGGCATACCTTCGCCAGCCACTTCGTCATGAACGGCGGGAACCTGCTCACGCTCCAGAAGATCCTGGGCCACCAGTCGATCCAGATGACCATGAGATATGCACACCTGTCCCCCGACCACCTATTCGAAGCGGTCAAGTTCGGGCCGAAAGCACCGGATGGACACAATGTGGACATATCGCCCCAAGAACCGGGCGAGGAAGGCGGAAAGGCAAGGTAA
- a CDS encoding TraX family protein, translated as MTSDTRNTWIPWGQWLAVGAMTLEHLVRFLLPEASPLTPWAILLGRIALPLFAAMVAWHAVHNTRDPLGYALRMLAIALIAQLPFALVTGSDKLNVIFTLALGLLLTVPLVRSDRLTFALALGFAIAATVIAPALEYGVPGLLLVPAFALAFQPVPDHWRPILSIPAALVAFQLNPSLVFNLVSLSTALGLLLLLMRGAGHVSARLTAMPRSLWLSWYPVHFLVIAAVQPLTAALG; from the coding sequence ATGACGTCTGATACCCGCAACACCTGGATCCCCTGGGGCCAATGGCTCGCCGTCGGCGCCATGACCCTCGAGCACCTGGTCCGCTTCCTGCTGCCCGAGGCCAGCCCCCTCACGCCCTGGGCCATCCTCCTCGGGCGCATCGCCCTGCCGCTGTTCGCCGCCATGGTCGCCTGGCACGCCGTGCACAACACCCGCGACCCGCTTGGCTACGCCCTGCGGATGCTGGCCATCGCCCTCATCGCCCAGCTGCCCTTCGCCCTGGTCACCGGCAGCGACAAGCTCAACGTCATCTTCACCCTGGCCCTGGGGCTTCTGCTCACCGTTCCCCTGGTTCGCTCGGATCGTCTCACCTTCGCCCTCGCCCTCGGCTTCGCCATCGCCGCCACCGTCATCGCCCCTGCCCTGGAATACGGTGTCCCGGGTCTGCTCCTGGTCCCCGCATTCGCCCTGGCCTTCCAGCCCGTCCCCGACCACTGGCGCCCGATCCTCTCCATCCCGGCCGCCCTGGTCGCCTTTCAGCTCAACCCCAGCCTGGTCTTTAACCTGGTCAGCCTGTCCACCGCGCTCGGCCTGCTGCTGCTCTTGATGCGTGGTGCCGGCCATGTCAGCGCCCGGCTCACGGCCATGCCTCGCTCGCTCTGGCTCTCCTGGTACCCGGTTCACTTCCTGGTCATCGCCGCCGTCCAGCCACTCACCGCCGCCCTGGGATGA
- a CDS encoding secretin N-terminal domain-containing protein — protein MSRSTVNHTLIAFLFASLSSIAYAIPIEMADTDVRDFARWYADKADMPLVIDPTVQGSLTVYADDVPESQLDDFVAGVLRANGYEILHGNPPLLLPLEEPPQDFTQHLDVPQPPQASRVMALNNVRADDLAPLVAAYLNATQGPATTAARAQVIHASNALLVSGPQDRLDDLEQLLPQLDVPHPQVLIQAVIFEMVEGDTFDLGVAFGNASSTPVAGGFNTRNLDNGLSLPGASFGIFDRNMLALAINALQRNSNARVLSTPQVLSLSGLTGRISVGQNVPIITGRITGEAADIENPFQTIERKDIGVTLNVTPVVTASGLIVMDVSTTADSLTDSLAAADIVTNQRSINTTVQIQSGQTVLLGGLVSENTTESVSGVPVLSKIPGLGALFRSTSTSTEHRKLYVLLQATEITRHDV, from the coding sequence ATGTCGAGATCCACTGTTAACCACACCCTGATCGCCTTTCTCTTCGCCTCGCTGTCGTCGATCGCTTACGCCATCCCGATCGAGATGGCGGACACCGATGTGCGAGATTTCGCACGCTGGTATGCGGACAAGGCGGACATGCCCTTGGTCATCGACCCTACGGTACAGGGCTCGTTGACCGTCTACGCCGACGACGTCCCCGAATCCCAGCTCGATGACTTCGTAGCAGGGGTGCTGCGCGCCAACGGCTACGAGATCCTGCACGGCAACCCGCCTCTGCTGCTCCCCCTCGAGGAGCCGCCCCAGGACTTCACCCAGCACCTGGACGTGCCCCAGCCGCCCCAGGCGTCCCGCGTCATGGCCCTGAACAACGTCCGCGCCGATGATCTGGCCCCGCTGGTCGCCGCCTATCTGAATGCCACTCAGGGCCCCGCGACCACCGCCGCCCGCGCCCAGGTCATCCACGCCTCCAACGCCCTGCTCGTCAGTGGTCCCCAGGACCGCCTGGACGACCTCGAGCAGCTACTCCCGCAACTCGACGTCCCGCACCCCCAGGTGCTGATTCAAGCCGTGATCTTCGAAATGGTGGAAGGCGATACCTTCGACCTCGGCGTCGCCTTCGGGAACGCCTCGAGCACGCCAGTAGCCGGTGGCTTCAACACCCGCAACCTCGACAACGGCCTGTCGCTGCCCGGCGCCTCCTTCGGGATCTTCGACCGCAACATGCTGGCCCTCGCCATCAACGCCCTCCAGCGCAACAGCAATGCCCGTGTGCTCTCCACGCCCCAGGTGCTGTCGCTGTCCGGGCTCACCGGGCGGATCTCCGTCGGCCAGAACGTCCCCATCATCACCGGCCGCATCACCGGGGAGGCCGCCGACATCGAGAACCCCTTTCAGACCATTGAGCGCAAGGACATCGGCGTGACCCTCAACGTCACCCCGGTCGTCACTGCATCCGGCCTGATCGTCATGGATGTCAGCACCACCGCCGACAGCCTTACCGACTCCCTGGCGGCCGCCGACATCGTCACCAACCAGCGCAGCATCAACACCACCGTCCAGATCCAGTCCGGCCAGACGGTGCTCCTGGGCGGGCTGGTCAGCGAGAACACCACCGAATCCGTGAGCGGCGTCCCGGTCCTCAGCAAGATCCCCGGCCTCGGGGCCCTGTTCCGCTCCACCTCGACCAGCACCGAGCACCGCAAGCTCTACGTCCTCCTCCAAGCCACGGAGATCACCCGCCATGACGTCTGA
- a CDS encoding zonular occludens toxin domain-containing protein, translating into MAVYVVTGKLGAGKTLVAVGKIKDKLQRGCKVATNLDLNLDKLIGEKARQTRCYRIPDKPTLEDLEAIGTGTDAYDESQNGLLVLDECGTWFNSRSWADKSRQAVINWFLHARKLGWDIIFLIQDLSIMDKQARVALAEHVVYCRRLDRVSIPLVGALWSLFAGGKLPMPKLHLGIVKYGDSPQSMVVERWTYTGRHLYPAYDTKQAFSDSYPHGTYSFLPPWYTHGRLRVPRNARFYMRMTRIYWKRFNRPFLTLASFGLGVFLTVSVLVVDQVNARAPETTETLSAPELSQFEGLRITSYARLGDSTVYRLTDGDQRTLTSDDLNRQGLHVVPLDACRLRLHRGQDHVEIHC; encoded by the coding sequence ATGGCCGTTTACGTCGTCACCGGCAAACTCGGCGCGGGGAAAACCCTGGTCGCGGTCGGCAAGATCAAGGACAAGCTCCAGCGCGGCTGCAAGGTCGCCACCAACCTCGACCTGAACCTCGACAAGCTGATCGGGGAGAAGGCGCGGCAAACCCGCTGCTACCGGATCCCTGACAAGCCCACCCTCGAGGACCTGGAAGCCATCGGCACCGGTACCGACGCCTACGACGAGTCGCAGAACGGTCTGCTGGTGCTCGACGAGTGCGGCACCTGGTTCAACTCGCGCTCCTGGGCCGACAAGTCCCGCCAGGCGGTCATCAACTGGTTCCTGCACGCCCGAAAGCTCGGCTGGGACATCATCTTCCTGATCCAGGATCTCTCGATCATGGACAAGCAGGCCCGCGTGGCCCTGGCCGAGCATGTCGTCTACTGCCGGCGCCTGGATCGCGTCTCCATCCCCCTGGTCGGCGCCCTCTGGTCGCTGTTCGCCGGGGGCAAGCTGCCCATGCCCAAGCTCCACCTCGGCATCGTCAAGTACGGCGACAGCCCGCAGAGCATGGTGGTCGAGCGCTGGACCTACACCGGCCGGCACCTCTATCCCGCCTACGACACCAAGCAAGCCTTCTCCGACAGCTACCCCCACGGCACCTATTCCTTTCTGCCGCCCTGGTACACCCATGGCCGTCTTCGGGTGCCTCGGAATGCGAGGTTCTACATGCGAATGACCCGGATCTACTGGAAGCGCTTCAACCGGCCCTTCCTCACCCTGGCCAGCTTCGGCCTCGGCGTCTTCCTCACGGTTTCCGTCCTGGTGGTCGACCAGGTCAACGCCCGCGCCCCAGAGACAACGGAAACCCTCTCAGCCCCCGAACTCAGCCAGTTCGAGGGGTTGCGCATCACCAGCTACGCCCGCCTGGGCGACTCCACCGTCTACCGCCTGACCGATGGCGACCAGCGCACCCTGACCAGTGACGACCTCAACCGCCAAGGGCTTCACGTCGTCCCGCTCGATGCCTGCCGCCTCCGTCTGCACCGAGGACAAGACCATGTCGAGATCCACTGTTAA
- a CDS encoding DUF5455 family protein, with protein sequence MAAPVAAIAGIWAALVAAIAKGNVAAHFTIFYWKLGVRVVLFTIKVAALLAIISLLANGVMDLFDTFTVVLPPMLGDGIERILPGNFVTCLSAIIATKALVFIFGISSKLISMFLADF encoded by the coding sequence ATGGCCGCACCTGTCGCTGCGATTGCGGGTATCTGGGCCGCCCTGGTGGCCGCCATTGCCAAGGGCAATGTTGCCGCGCACTTCACCATCTTCTATTGGAAGCTCGGCGTTCGAGTCGTCCTGTTCACCATCAAGGTCGCCGCCCTGCTCGCCATCATCTCGTTGCTGGCCAACGGCGTGATGGATCTGTTCGACACCTTCACCGTCGTCTTGCCGCCCATGCTGGGCGATGGCATCGAGCGGATCCTGCCCGGCAACTTCGTCACCTGCCTATCGGCCATCATCGCCACCAAGGCCCTGGTCTTCATCTTCGGCATTTCCAGCAAGCTCATTTCCATGTTCCTGGCGGACTTCTGA
- a CDS encoding major coat protein → MKSALRKLGHAARNRYTQAGAGITALVVAGTANATEPTAAEAAFTALQSEADAMAGYAWPVVAGIVGSLLAIGLFKKFANKAT, encoded by the coding sequence ATGAAATCCGCACTTCGCAAGCTCGGCCACGCCGCCCGCAACCGCTACACCCAGGCCGGCGCCGGTATCACCGCCCTGGTCGTGGCCGGCACCGCCAACGCCACCGAGCCCACCGCCGCTGAAGCGGCCTTCACCGCCCTGCAGTCCGAAGCCGATGCCATGGCCGGTTACGCCTGGCCGGTGGTGGCCGGGATCGTCGGCTCGCTGCTCGCCATCGGCCTGTTCAAGAAGTTCGCCAACAAGGCGACCTGA
- a CDS encoding tail virion protein G7P-2 — protein MDTSQFDSLWLLGYCAALVICFGLGAIKGGQR, from the coding sequence ATGGACACTAGCCAGTTCGACAGTCTGTGGCTCCTCGGTTATTGCGCCGCGCTCGTTATCTGTTTCGGGCTCGGCGCGATAAAGGGGGGTCAACGATGA
- a CDS encoding DNA-binding protein, with amino-acid sequence MEENKAPQVPAHVPLMTLERFSELSGLEEGVIYGHIRRGYLPSVKLGKYRLINIAMLQAQCLQGEDWS; translated from the coding sequence ATGGAAGAGAACAAAGCGCCCCAGGTCCCGGCCCATGTGCCACTGATGACCCTCGAGCGTTTCTCGGAGCTCTCCGGCCTCGAGGAAGGCGTGATCTACGGCCACATCCGTCGCGGCTACCTGCCTTCCGTCAAGCTGGGCAAGTACCGGCTCATCAACATCGCCATGCTCCAGGCGCAGTGCCTCCAAGGGGAGGACTGGTCATGA
- a CDS encoding helix-turn-helix domain-containing protein: MSSDLGKKVREIREAESLGRQAFSDLTGIPKQTLINIENGRSGPSGKLLAQVSTAFSKYTLWLMTGEVNEAGGQVSPEIEKARKTLKQTGTDTD, from the coding sequence ATGTCAAGTGACTTAGGCAAAAAAGTGCGTGAGATTCGTGAGGCTGAGAGCTTGGGGCGTCAGGCTTTCAGCGATTTGACGGGCATACCAAAGCAAACGCTAATAAACATTGAGAATGGTCGAAGCGGACCATCTGGAAAGCTATTGGCTCAAGTCAGTACGGCATTCAGCAAATACACACTGTGGCTAATGACCGGCGAGGTGAATGAAGCTGGTGGGCAGGTAAGCCCCGAGATAGAGAAGGCGCGGAAGACGCTCAAGCAGACAGGGACGGATACCGACTAG
- a CDS encoding DUF2971 domain-containing protein has protein sequence MNHPLNLNDAMEFSFCIKSKEFSEKASEVEKGLEKYHKEVLETPEKRDYFSSVLNNIYSTDSGFNADRKQGFVSAIFNLIKYEQSEYKVCSFSEEKVLINPLMWGHYADKMQGVCLKYDIDENSFPIYKVRYNSNDMTPMVYPCRVLDKKVRGGAIRKTLRTKKKDWSYEREWRMIAKENFIKLPKEALKEVCFGYNCNPDKAEFLYDMIIKEYGDSVRFSVIVPDVVKYQMLKMSSEKLSIRELLGSAKSRVDSYEHFIQINGIYSTHWKDKV, from the coding sequence TTGAACCACCCTTTAAACCTTAATGATGCTATGGAGTTTTCTTTTTGTATAAAGTCAAAAGAGTTTTCTGAAAAGGCGTCGGAAGTTGAAAAAGGATTGGAGAAGTACCACAAAGAGGTTTTAGAGACCCCAGAGAAGAGAGATTATTTTTCTTCCGTCTTAAATAATATTTATAGCACAGATAGTGGGTTTAATGCAGATAGAAAACAAGGGTTTGTGAGTGCAATATTTAATTTGATTAAGTATGAGCAAAGTGAGTACAAGGTGTGTTCGTTCTCAGAAGAAAAAGTATTGATCAATCCTCTCATGTGGGGGCATTATGCAGATAAAATGCAGGGAGTATGCTTAAAATATGATATAGATGAAAATTCTTTTCCAATCTACAAGGTCAGATACAATAGTAATGATATGACTCCTATGGTATATCCATGTAGAGTTCTTGATAAGAAAGTTAGGGGAGGGGCAATTAGGAAAACCCTAAGGACAAAGAAGAAGGATTGGTCTTACGAAAGAGAGTGGAGAATGATAGCAAAAGAAAATTTTATAAAGCTTCCGAAAGAGGCACTTAAAGAAGTTTGCTTTGGCTATAATTGCAACCCAGACAAGGCTGAGTTTTTGTATGATATGATAATAAAAGAATATGGAGATAGTGTAAGATTTTCTGTTATAGTGCCTGATGTTGTAAAGTACCAAATGCTAAAAATGAGTTCAGAAAAGCTGTCAATACGAGAGCTTCTAGGAAGTGCAAAGTCGCGTGTAGATTCATATGAGCATTTTATTCAAATCAATGGAATATATAGCACTCATTGGAAAGATAAGGTTTAG
- a CDS encoding monooxygenase produces MAVILQVHFPFPGPFGDKMAKALTPLARSINEEPGLLWKIWTEDAERELAGGIYLFATREDAEAYRRMHTDRLEGMGISGVEAQILETNEALSDINGGPLEQG; encoded by the coding sequence ATGGCCGTGATACTGCAGGTGCACTTCCCCTTCCCCGGCCCCTTCGGCGACAAGATGGCCAAGGCCCTCACCCCGCTGGCCAGGTCCATCAACGAAGAACCGGGCCTGCTGTGGAAGATCTGGACGGAGGACGCGGAGCGTGAGCTCGCCGGCGGCATCTACCTGTTCGCCACCCGGGAGGACGCCGAGGCCTACCGTCGGATGCACACCGACCGGCTGGAAGGCATGGGCATCAGCGGCGTCGAGGCGCAGATCCTCGAGACCAACGAGGCGCTGTCGGACATCAATGGCGGCCCGCTCGAGCAGGGCTGA